GAACAGACCACACATGTCCAAAGATGGCAGGTGGGAGGCTATCAATCAGGTGAGAAAACACTATGGATTCTTAGGATTAAGTCACttcaatttgttgaagaagcttggTTGCGGAGACATTGGCACGGTGTATCTTGCTGAGCTGCTAGAAACCAATTGCTTGTTTGCAATAAAAGTTATGGATAATGAATATCTGGCAAGAAGGAAAAAGTTGCCGAGGGCCCAAACTGAAAGAGAGATTCTCCGGATCCTGGATCATCCTTTTCTGCCAACACTCTATGCACAGTTCACTTCAGATAATTTATCATGTTTAGTTATGGAGTTCTGTTCAGGTGGTGATTTACATGTCCTCCGTCAGAAGCAGCCAGGTCGATATTTTTCCGAGCCGGCAGCAAGGTATGATGTTCTCCAATGCAGTAGATCTTACTGAACAACAATAATGTTGTCAGATGATGTTTACTGGGAAATACTTGTAAATAATGAAACTTCCTTTGAAAATGATATAAGTTCACCATACacataaaaaagaatatctttCTTTTGACCTGtaaataaatgtgaaattttttggCTCAGTTTATTATATAGCTTAACTTAGATTTTCTCACTTTACTGACTTGAACAAGTAATGACCAGGTAATGCATGATCGTAGGAGTCTGTGTTCTAACTTATCTATATATTATAGCTACGCGATAAGACAAATTCTTTTAATATGCATGCATTTTCTGATTAGGTGTATCCTCTTTTGTCACCAATCGAACCCCTCTttccaaagaaaaatgtaaatcGATAAAAATGCACTTGTGTCGAAACTGTTgcttttaagttttaaaggcTAAGTGGAACTTATTTGATTGGGCTggtgttttaaaattttggcTTGCTTTGATAGCTGTGTTTTTAAACACTAAGAAAAGTTGAACTAGTTATGTCACCTTCAGCATAAAATATTTCTTCCATTATAACAAGACAACTAGCTTAGTGtataatttttgttcttctaCCCGAGATTTTTCTCACTAGTTAGTTATATTAGACATGTTTTACTGTCTTTAGGTTCTCTATTATCTTCTCCGTTTAACATATGATACTCGTTAAATGCCATGTAAATATATCCGTTGACCTGTTGGTATATTAATATCATGAAAGACCTTACTGTAGATGGCTCCCTCTCTCCAGTTCCTTGCAATTTAGCATCATGACCTAGTGGGTGTGCTTCTCCTAACTTGGCTGAATGTTGTACGCCATAGTTTCAGCCGAGTTTTTATGAACGGTAGTAACTGTGTTTAGCGTCGTGAATATGTATCTATTATATTTAAGCATAGATGATTAAGCACTATCTAACCAGGCTGAGAATGTAGAAATCAAAATCAGCCATGTTTTAATGGAAGCTACCAAGTGTGATTTGTATccacaatattcaaatttagATGTATTATACATCATGTCATTAATCTTTTAGCTTCCACATCCGTTATTCGGTAGTTGGTGCAACCTCTCTTAACTCGTTGTAATTGCAGGTTTTATGTTGCTGAGGTCCTCCTTGCTCTGGAGTATTTGCATATGCTAGGAGTTGTATACCGTGATTTGAAACCAGAAAACATTCTGGTTCGGGAAGATGGTCACATCATGCTTACTGATTTTGACCTCTCACTCAGATGTTCTGTTAATCCCACTCTTCTACAGTCATCCTCATTGGGAGTAGAAGCCCCGCGGATCTCTGGTCCATGCGCAGGATCCAACTGCATTGATCCATTTTGTGCTGGACCATCATGTCAAGTTTCTTGCTTTAGCCCCAGAGTTTTACCTGGCACTGCTAAAGCAAGAAAGCTAAAAGCTGAAGCTGCTGCATCTCTTAACAGATCATTGCCTCAGCTTGTGGTAGAGCCAACGGAAGCTCGGTCCAACTCGTTTGTAGGTACACATGAATACTTGGCTCCTGAGATCATCAAAGGTGAGGGCCATGGGAGTGCTGTTGACTGGTGGACACTAGGCGTTTTCCTTTACGAGCTTCTATATGGTAAGACACCCTTTAAAGGTGCTGGAAATGAAGAAACTTTGGCCAACGTCGTCCTGCAGAACCTCAGATTTCCCGACAGCCAGATTGTTAGTTTTCAAGCAAGGGATCTCATCAGAGGGCTGTTAGTAAAGGAGCCCGAGAATCGATTGGGAACAGAAACAGGTGCTGCTGAGATTAAGAGACACCCTTTCTTTGATGGCCTGAACTGGGCATTGATACGCTGCGCCGTTCCACCTCAAGTACCTGGAGTAACAAAAGTAGCACTTGAGGAGAAGAGCAAAAAGTTTTTGGAGTGTGGTTCAACAGGAGAGCATCTGGAATTTGAGCTATTCTAGCAAAACTTGTTGATACTCATGTctaaattattaatgaaaagCAAGGCCAAAAAATTTTGCTCAGTGAAAAGCTGTAGTTATACTTTGATTATGCCATATTATATTTGGATTTTGCTTAGCTGATGTATtgggaaaaaaattgaagagcCACAACTAGGAGGCTGAGCAATAAATGCATTTAAGTCCTGCTATGAAATGGTAGTTGATTGTTTTGACTGGCAGATATAGTTGttcaaaattcttcaaaaaaaaattgtctaacAGGTGCATGCTGGATTTTATAAAAGTAGTGTACATGCATTTAGTCCTAGTTGTTTTGACCGGCAGATATACATATTAGCTATGTTGCTAAAGCTCTTCAAAAATAATGTCTAACGTGTGCGTGTCAGATTTTTCGAaagtagtatattttttttaaaaattcaacaagGGTACGGTATTGAAAGTCAAAAGTTCGCGCAACTTAGCATATTAGTGAAGTTACACAAGTTGTTTAAGAAATGGGTGGTTTTTTACTGTGACTCGAGTAATTTTCACCTCTGGAGCTAGCTCTAGGATTAAGTTAGGTTGAAGATTCATTAATTTTAGAGTAATAAATATGTAGAATGTTAGATGATTTTTTCACTGTTTGGTATGTGTTAGTCTATCAATATTTTGGTGATAAGATTTTCGAACGATTTTATTGCAAAACCCTTACGGTGCCTTCTAGGGAGTTAGGTGAGCAATACTGTAGGGTCGTGGAATAGTTGATtcgattttatgtattattagttcagtttttaaatatgataaaccaataagaattttttttatcagttTTTGTCCTTAACCGTttggttttttatttaatcaataagaaaatacttataaaataaatatatgacttCTCTAATAAATTTGAGGCGACAAGACAATCATTAACTTTACAAATTctcataaaatagaaagaataataacaaacatgaaaagaactatGCATGTGTAATACAAAGAGAAATTAAGAGAAATAGAGTTCTTACTTTAGATTATGACGATTTGTGTAATATCAAAGTTGTGAACTCAAAGTTACGTGAAAGTATGAATTGAAGGCTTAATGACAAAGGCATAGTaggatttaatatttaatatttatgtatagGTAAAAGTAGTAAATAAGTATATACTCTTAATGAGttaaatcaatacaaaaccaGTAActcagtaattttttttataaaattatttaaacatattaacCCAATAGTAATAAGCTAATAACACTTTTTTGCTCGGCTTACCGATCGATTTGATATTTACACACCCATAAGTACTTGAAGCCTCACCATTTTTGCACCTATTTTGGGCATAATTTAGGAGCCAATTTATAAGAAGTAAGAGATTTTCTTAGTTTTTCGTATGTGTTAGCCCATGATTATTTTGACAATACAATTTTCAGATGAATTTTTTGTAGAACCTTTATGGAACCACTGTAGGGAGTTCGGGGAGCAGCACATTAAGTCTCACCATTTTTCACATAAATTTTGGACATTTTGAAGTTTTTATTTAGTAGGAATTAGGTGATAGTCTCAGTTTCTCTTGTGTTGGCCCATGAAAATATGACTTTCAGATGATTTGTTTCAAACTCTTTATGGAACCACTCTTTATGGAACCCTCCGAATGGAGTTAGGGAAGCAGTACATGAAATCTCACTAATTTTGCACATTTAGGAGCCATTTTAAGGAAATCtgcattttttttagttttttatgtgTGTAAACCTAGAATATTTTGATAGTATGCctcaagaaaattatattttacaaaacttTTATAAAACCATCCCATAGGGAGTTGGGAGAGCAATACATAAAGGCACTCCATTTTTGCACATATTTTTGGCATTAAGGAGCTATTTTTCAggaatttatgtaattttttgagtttttcttaTCTCTTAGTCGTGAATATTTTGGTGATATAACTTTTTGACGATATTAATGCAAAATCTTTACGAAACCCTCCATAGGGAGTTGGGTGATTTTGGTGATATGACTTTTTGACGATATTAATGCAAAATCTTTACGAAACCCCCCATAGGGAGTTGGGTGAGCAGTACGTGAAGTTTCACCACTTCTGCACATAATTTGAGAATTAGGagtattttactaaaataatgtcattttcttaattttttgtgtgttaGCCCATGAATATTTTGGTGATATAACTTCTGAAGACTTTTTTGCAAAACCTTTATGGAACTCTCTGTAGGGAGTTTCGGGAGAAGTACGTGAAGACTAGCCATTTTTTACAGATATTAGGTGCATTTTGGAGCCATTTTACAGACTTACGATCTTCTTAGTTATTTGTATGTATTAGCCCATGAATATTTGATGATATTTCGGGAGGAGTACGTGAATACTGACCATTTTTTACACATATTAGGTGCATTTTGGAGCCATTTTACAGACTTACGATCTTCTTAGTTATTCGTATGTATTTAATGATATGGTTACCCGATGATTTTTTTGCAAACCCTTGTGGAACTTCCCGTAGGAAGTTGGGGGAGCCATACGTGAAGCTTCACCATTTTTTGTGCACATATTTTAGTCATTAAGaacaattacaataattagGAGATTTTTCAGTTTTTCGTGTGTGCTGACCTCTAAATATTTTGGTAATATGGCTTTCGaaagatttttgtttgcaaATCTTTATGGAACCTTGTGCAAGGAGTTGGATGAGCCGTATGTGACGCTCCACCATTTTTTCCACATGTTTTGGGCATTTAAAAGTCATGGAATcagataattttcttaatttttatgtgTTAGCCCGTGCATATCTTGATGATATGGTTTCCGATCAATTCTTTTGCAAAACTTCTATGAAACCCTACGTAGAGAGTCGGGAAACAATACGTGAAACCTTACCATTTTTTACACATTATGGATATTTAGAAACTATTCtacaaaaaatttacaattttctcaatttttcatatatgttagctcattaatatatttgttatatgACTTTtcgaacaattttttttaacaaaaccTTTACAAATCTCTCCATTAAGAAGATGGAGAGAAAAGTAGTAATTAATTTCATGATAGGTTGAAGTGGACCTAATTATTATAGCGTAAGTTACATATTTGATCGATcgataaaaataacaattaagtTATATATTTGATCAATCGATAAAAATAACAGTGAAGTTCACCAAAATGCACACCTTTGGTATCAACTCAAACCAATAATAAACACACCACACATCCAATTCAAATCTGTACAGGTGACAGTTAGGTATATCAATACCAAAAAAGAACAATGAACAACAACACAACCAagttaaaaaacaataaagtccaaaagaaaaaaacatttaacaagaaCACTTGCAAAAATCAAGTGCTAATATAGCTGGCCTCGGACGCGCTACCTCGTGCCAATTGATGCAACACGCTAGTAGGGGACGAGTTAGTTGTTGATGACCTTAAGGCCTCGGCAAGTGGACCACCCATTGAGGCTACGTGGTGGTGACTCGTCCCCCATGTAGACCGTTCAACATTACTAACTTGAGTACCTGAATCATAGTAATTCCCAGTTGAAAGCTTCAACGAGAAGTCTGACGAGGGGTTACCCCCTACACCGGGCATCGAAATGGACAGGCTGGTTGCAGCATTGTCGCCTTCTTGAAGTTGTTGTCTAGGCCAATCGTCGAAGAAATGGCGTAGGATTTGGCCACTAGATGATTTACCATCACCAATAGATACATCTTTTTGAAGTACTTCTTGTGGTGGACCCTTAATTGGCCTACAAATCAACATCATGACAGCCCAACCCCAAATCAAGCAGGGGACAAATTGAAGAAAAAGCTGAACAGAACATATAGTACATACACAATACAACAAACCacataataaattcttttaaacATAATGTAAAATATAGACAACACGATCTCCGTATTTACATTGTAATCCGtctatctcaatttatgtgaagGGATTCATAGTACATGTCAAAACacttaattatgattatataagttTGGTTATAGTTTCTTCAATAACTAACAACTCAAAATATCGAAAAATGacttgaaaagaaaattgtagTCAAAGAATAAACTATTCAACTCTCCAAATAGTAACAAACACCTTCACATAACACGAAACGGAGGAGTACTTGTTATATTTGATATACACACCAATGATGCCTACAAATAACTATAACTAGGCGGTTGGCTACTTCTTATGTTTCTTGATCTGTATACATAgattatacatataatattgtAAACGGGTATTTAGGTTAATACCCGTTCACGAAACTGTTAAGATCTCAGAAAGTAGGATCCCTGCCAGAGCAAACCCCCCCAAAAAACAAAGATAGGGTTCCTAGAAAGTAAATGAAAGTGGGCCAAATATATCTTCAATAGATTCTAAAGatccaacaaaaaattaacaagTGGACCATGCTCAACTACAAggcaaaaagagaaaaagaaatataataaaaggaatttaaagaaaatggaaCTCACTTTGATCAaggttttaatttaaaattttctcccTATTGGGAGACAAGTATCAATTTAACAGTTCTATATAAAGATGTCTCATTGTAGGAGGTAGTGGAAAAAAGAGAATATTTGTTGGTCcattcaagaagaaaaaaaagtgaaagttCAATGCTTTAATGTATAATTGAACTTCTTGTCAATCTCTTTTGCATAAAAACAGTGAAAAAAAAGTTGTATCTGTACAAAGTAACATTTTGCTTTGAGAAAATGAGTTATATAGAGTGCATATTCACTAGATTGAATAAAGTGAGaacagataaaaaaaaaattaaaacaaaaaattattaaggcATAAAATGCATTTATTAAGACACACTAGGGTAGGTAATCTGTTTTATTATCTAAGTTAatggttttattttttatggagGTAAGTAGTTATCTTTTGCTTTTGAATGGACCGGCTTTCACTAACTTCGACTAATTTGATGCTACCTACTACCTCTCTTTAGCATAAGCACAACTACAGGATATTACGAGATAAATAACACTATTCACTACGACTTAGAcgtatgaatgaaaaaaaaaactagtgcTTTTGCCTATATTGCTCAACTCTTCGAAAATGATGACACACACGTATTGTATCCTCTAAAAAATTGCACTATTTTGAGAGTATTCAACATGCACCCGTCAACATTTTTAGAGAATCTAAGCAACACAAGTTTTTCATGCCCCAAGACCTCATCATTCTCAACTCACTCTATAGACCACTAGGCGACACTCTTGGGTGCGACGAAATAACTATCTTTTATTTCACAAATTGCAGTTCTGTAAACTAGTTAAAAGCACAAATCATACAAGATTCAGCATTCGAgaatctattaaaaataaaaatagatatacCTTTGATTGAGATGAAAAGGCGCATTAGTGGAAGGTGAATGTCCCGAAAGAGAAAACTGAGGAGCACCACCACCAGCATGAGCATGTCCAGTCATTTTTCCAAAGGCTTGATGATGAGAAACAGTGTTGTTGTTTTTACTGCCATTGTTGGCAGGTGTGGGAATTTCCACAGGCTTTCTTGAACGGCTGCGGCCACGATGAACGTGGCGCTCGCAGTATTTCTGGCCAACCACTACATCCCTTGAGCACCTCCATTTCTTGCCATCAGTCCTCCTACACCTTCCTGGTTCTGGATCCATGGCGGCTCTACCCCAGTACCCTGACTGCATCACTTCAAAAACATACACATAACATTCTTAATCTTGAAGGCCAAGTACAAATTATAAACGAAATGATTCAACTTATAGACACTTAACAATTTAGTGAAGTTATTAGGTATCTTCGACTCATTGGGGCGCCTATTCAATGTTTGGGCAGTATAATCCTATGTTGCTCGGATTTTTTAAATCCGACAAAAACAATGCATTTTTCGAGAGTCCAAGCAACATAATCACAATCCATTGTGACATTTTAACATTATTATATTTAGGTAATAACAGTACATTTATATCATCAAGTACAGAAGTTAAGCTCTCAATGAAAACATCATTTATAGTTCAACAATTAATGACATCTAACAGATTATCTTTCTTACAACAAAAAATAGCCCGAAAAATGAAAgggaaatttaatttttatacagTGGAAAGGTTGTTATTTTCTTACATAGTTGTGGAAAATTGAATTTGATCCTTTGCTCTAAGATCAAGAAAGGAACAAAGAGTCAACACATACAACAACCGATACCTAGTTTAATTCCACAAGTCAGGTTTTGAACGATAAGACCTACTTAGACCTTGTACAAAGAGATTTTTTGTGATAGACCGTCAGCTCAAACAGtaaagttattaaaaaaagagtCAAACACATGCAACAACAACACATATCCAGTGTAATTCCACACGTCGAGCCTGGAAGAGTAAGCCATATCCACACCA
The sequence above is a segment of the Solanum lycopersicum chromosome 10, SLM_r2.1 genome. Coding sequences within it:
- the LOC101261864 gene encoding growth-regulating factor 3 — protein: MDFNVKQWSNQHESENQESPTKLPRLLLDFHSVSSDSASAAALPLFVSEPTTSTTTCTKLMSDSATTVTTKFPRIGSGGGYFSLAQWQELELHSLIFRHFVAGAPVPSELLHLVKKSIIASSPPPPSYYFAHPYQQYPHYQQALMQSGYWGRAAMDPEPGRCRRTDGKKWRCSRDVVVGQKYCERHVHRGRSRSRKPVEIPTPANNGSKNNNTVSHHQAFGKMTGHAHAGGGAPQFSLSGHSPSTNAPFHLNQRPIKGPPQEVLQKDVSIGDGKSSSGQILRHFFDDWPRQQLQEGDNAATSLSISMPGVGGNPSSDFSLKLSTGNYYDSGTQVSNVERSTWGTSHHHVASMGGPLAEALRSSTTNSSPTSVLHQLARGSASEASYIST